The genomic DNA GGCCCAGCGGTCACAGACGTACGCCGCCATGTTGAACCGGTCCGGGACCTCCCACTCGAACCAGTCGCGTAACTCGTCGAAGCTCTCCCACTCGTGCTCGTGGAACTGGTAGCTGTCCAGGCGTTCAGTCGTGGCCATGACAGGTGGCACCGGTGGACGGACCAAAACCGTTCCCCCCGGAGTGGCCCGGACGGCCGCCCGCTACAGCGGTTCCTCGCCGTCGACGATGCGCTTCGCCCGGGCGGCCAGTTCCGGGACGCCCGCCTCCAGCGCGGCGTACAGCGGATCGTCGGCGTCGCCGGCCCGGTAGCGGAAGTACATCGCCTCGGTCGTCGTGACGATCTTGTACGCCGCGAGCCCGCGGTAGAACCGCTCGTCCGTGAACTCGCGTCCAGTTCGTGCCTCGTACCGCTCGACGAGGTCACGCCGGGTGGGGTAGCCCTCTCGCTGCATGAAGGTCGGGACCAGCCCCTCCGGCAGCGCCGGCGCTGGGTCGCCCTCGTCGCGCCAGAACAGGAGCATCCAGCCCAGGTCCGCGAGCGGGTCGCCCAGTGTCGCCAGTTCCCAGTCCAGTACGCCCGTGATGCGCGGCGGTGTCCCGGGTGCGAACATCACGTTGTCGAGCTTGTAGTCGCCGTGGACGAGCGTGTGGCCGCTCTCCGCCGGGACGTTGTCGGCCAGCCACTCGCCGACCTCGCGGATGTGGGGCACCTCGCGGTCCTGCTCGGTCGTCGGGAGGAACCACTCCAACTGCTCGGTGAACGTCTCGACCTGGCGGTCGAGGTAGCCCTCGGGGTAGCCGAACTCGCCCGCCGCCAGGCCGACGGCCTCGTGGTCGACGGCGTGGACCTCGGCGAGCGTGTCCACCAGCTCCTCGCCGACGGCACGGCGGTGCTCGACCGTCGCGAACCGCTCGGGCTCGCTCGTCCGGAGGACATCCCCCTCCAGTCGCTCCAGCACGATGAAGTCACAACCCAGCACGTCCGGGTCGTCGCATGTCGCCACGACGTCGGGGACTGGGACCTCGCCGGCGACGGCATCCATCACGTGGGCCTCGCGGAGGACGTCGTGTGCACCCTCGGCGTGGTCGCCGGCGGGCGGCCGCCGCAGAACGAGGTCGCGGTCGCCCCACTCGACGAACAGTGTCTCGTTCGAGAGGCCGTCGCCCTCGCCCGTCAGCGCCAGCGGCCCCTCGGAGTCGAGCGTCCGTCCGAGGAAGGCGGCGAGCGCCTCCCGGTCGATGTCGGCTGTCATGGGCGGTGGTCGCACGTTCCGCACAAAACGGTTCGGGCGCGCCTCACAGCGCCCGGGCCGACCGGACCGCAAGCAGGAGGCCGACGGCCGTGGCGGCCCCGCCGACGGGGGCCGCGACGGCATCGAGCCCGCTCGGCAGCAACTCGCCGGCCAGCAGTTCGACCGTCACCGTCGCGGCCAGCGCCCCGACGGCCGCCGCCGGCGCCTTCCAGCGCTGGGACGGGCGGGACCGCTCCGCGACGAGTGCGTACAGCGCGAGTACCAGGAACAGCACGGCGACCGGCGCGACGGGCCCGAGGAGGAACGGCGAGCCGAACACGACCAGCGCCACGCCGATAGTCAATCTGAGCCACAGGGACCGGGAATCGGGGTCGGACATGGCGGCTTCGGGCGTACCTTCCACGGGACGAACTTAGCAACTGCTGTCGCCCGGATCGAGCAGGAAGAGCACAGATAATCGACGACATCCACTCATATACTTATTATAGCTGCACTAACCCAGATGTATCTATTTTCACACTCATCTTCGCCAGTCAACAGTTATCTCCTCAGCCAGCGATCCAGTATCATGGAAACGAAGCACATCCTGCAGCTGTTCGCGGCCGGTCTGATCCTTCTGGGTCTGCTGGGTATCGTGGCGGGGTCGGTGCCCGGCATCTGGTACTTCGGCTGGGAGGGGCGGGAGGCCTGGTACGTCGGGGTCGGGCTCCTGGGGGCCGGGGTGGTGATGTTCGCGGACGTCCGGCGGCGCCTGTTCGGGGACGGCCAGGCCGACGCCAGGTGACGGGCGGCCGTGCAGTGACCACCGGATGAACGGGACGGGGACCGACCCTTCGGCCCGTACTACTGGTTTATCCCCTCGAATCGCGTACCCTGCTGTATGATAACGTCGACCAAGATACGGCAGGCGGTGGAGATGGAGGACGGGTTCGTCATCTACATCAACGGGATGCGGCTGAACAAGCTCCGGGCGCTCCCACGGTACCTGATGGCGGGGCTGAAGGTGGGGAAGATGTTCGACCGACTGGCGGCCGACCCCGACAGCGGATTCCTCGGCTACGAACCGGCGTTGATGGGTCCCCGCCACGGTGCCGCCATCCAGTACTGGCGCTCGCTGGAGGACATCCGGCGGTTCGCCAGCGACCCCGGCGACATGCACGTCCCGGCATGGCAGTGGTTCAACGAGCGCGACGACGGAGGGTTGGCGTTCTGGTCCGAACTGTACGTCATCGAACCGGAGAACTACGAGACCTTCTTCCGGAACGTCGAGGGCGTGGGGCTCTCGCGGTTCGGCCGGATGGTGCCGATGGAGGAGCATGAGCGACAACTCGGGCTGGCCGGAAGCGTGGTGGCGGCCGAGGAGCCGGTGGTGGCAGACGGTGGAACGTAGATTCTGCATACGCGCGCCGAAGGCGCGTGTTTCACCGGCCGGAGCGAGCGCAGCGAGCGGAGGCCGGCCTTTTTTCTGAACGTTTTTTGCGACGAGTGGTGCCGCGCCGCAGGCGCGGCACCCGAGTCGGAAAAAAGCTCTATTTGAACCGGAACGTCTCGAGGTTCTTCGGCGCGAACGTCCGCATGTTGAACTCGTGATACAGCGCCGAGGAGAGGTCCTGTGCGGAGGACTCGTCGCCGTGGACGCAGAGCACCTTCTCCGGGCGCGGGTTCATGGTGCGGACGAAGTTCTCGAGGCCCTGCCGGTCGGCGTGGCCGGAGAACCCGTCGACGGTCTCGACGTCGAGGTTCAGCGTGAGCGTGTTGCCACGACCGCCGCCGTTGCCGCGGTCGTTCATCGGGATCTCGTCCCAGCCGTTCTGGATGCGCCGGCCGAGCGTCCCCTGGGCCTGGTAGCCGACGAACACCATGCGGTTCTCCTCGTCGCCGCCGAGGTGGCGGAGCCAGGACATGATGGGGCCGCCAGTGACCATCCCCGAGGTGGAGAGGACGATGCAGGGGCCGCCGTCGGCCACTTCGAGCCGCTCGTCCTCGCCACCGTCGATGTGGTTGAACTCGTCGGCGAGGAACGGGTTCTCGTCGTCGTGGAAGATGCGGTCCCGGAGGTCGTCGCGCAGGTACTCGGGGTAGGTGGTGTGGATGGCGGTGGCCTCCCAGATCATCCCGTCGAGGTGGACCGGCATCGAAGGGATGTCGCCCGAGCGCATCGCCTCCTCGAGGACGAGCATGATCTCCTGGGAGCGCCCGACCGCGAACGCCGGGATGAGGACCTTCCCGTCGCGCTCGTAGGTCTCGTTGATGACGCGCTTGAGGTTCCGCTCGGAGTCCTCCTGGTCGGTCTGGTAGTCGTTCCGGCCGCCGTAGGTCGACTCCAGCACGAGCGTCTCGACGCGGGGGAACTCGTTGACGGCGCCGTTGAACAGCCGCGTGTCCGTATAGTGGATGTCACCGGAGAACGCGACGTTGTAGAGGCCGTCGCCGATGTGGAAGTGGGCGATGGAGGAGCCGAGGATGTGCCCGGCGTTGTGCAGGGTGAGTTTGATGTCCGGCGCGATGTCGGTGACGTCGCCGTACTCGATGTCGATGCAGTGCTTGATGGCCTCGCGGACCATCTCGGACTCGTAGGGCGGCGTGCGGCCCTCCTTCGCGGCGACGTCGAGGTAGTCCAGCGTCAGGAGACCCATCAGGTCGCGCGTGGGCTCCGTGCAGTAGATGGGGCCGTCGTAGCCGTACTTGAACAGGAGCGGGATGAGCGCGGAGTGGTCGAGGTGGGCGTGGGTCAGGACGACGGCGTCGAGGTTCTGTGCGCCCGCGCCGAGGGCTTCGGGCACCTGGAGGTACGGCACCTCGTCCTCTGCGCCGGGCTTGTCGCCACAGTCGATGAGAATGCGCGTCTCGGCCGTCGAGAGGATGAACGCGGCACGGCCGACCTCCCGGCAGCAGCCCAGCGTGGTGATGCGGACCCACTGCTCGTTGGCCATCTCCTCGCGGTGGATCTGGCGGCCGACGCGTTCGAGGATGTCCCGACGCTCGTCGCGCTCCTGCTTGAGGAAGTTCCGGACGTTCGAGACGGTGGAGGACTCGATGGGCGGCGTGCGGACGACCTCGGGGGTCCAGCCGACCTCCTTCGTGATCTCCCGCAGCGTGGAGCCGTGTCGGCCGATGACCATCCCGGGCTTCTCGGCCTCGATGACGACCTCGCCGGTGTCGGCGTGGAAGTCCAGGTCCGTGACGCCGGCCTCCTCCGGGATGACGTCCATGATGCGCTCGCGGGCCTCCTCCGGGCGCGAGAGGCTGTCCGGGTCCGGCCGGACGGTGATGCGCTTGCGGAGTTTCGAGGCGAGGCTCCGGACGAGGTCGCCGTCGGCCGCGAACTTCTTGGGATCCTTCGTGTAGATCACCAGTTCCGGACCCTCGTACTTCACGTCGGAGATCGAGATATCGCTCGGGACCTCGTCCGTGATCGTTTCCTTCAGTTCGTCGAGTTGCCGCTCTACTGCACTCATAGATGCGAGAACGGGCTCCGGCCCCCGCCACCCGCCGCGTCCGACCGACCGGTTCGGCCGTCTCCGTACAGCGACGTGTGCGACGGGATAACTATCATACCCTCGACCGGTCCGGAGCGTATCCGGACGTCTGCGGGACGTGGTTCCGGAAAACCCGCGTGTACCCCACTCTACCGTCGACTGTTATTAAAAGCCTTCGGGACGACCGGGTCGTATGCGCGTCACACCGGCCCTCGTGGCCGACGAGCACGAGTGGGTCCGCTCGCGAGACAGCGTGGTCGAGCTGATCAACCGCGTCCGCGCCGACCTCGGCGCCGCCTTCGACACGGCGGTCGACCCCGTCTCGACCGAGCAGTACCGCACCGAGGTCGACCGCGTCTTCGCCGACGGCGACGTGGCCGTCAACGTCGCGGCGCTCGTGGGGCTGCTCCGGGACCTCGACGTCGAGGGCGACTACCCGGGGTTCGTCGTGGACGAGTACCTCGGCCGGGAACTGGCCGCGACGGTCGCCAGCACGAAGGGGCGACCCTTCTCGATGCTCGCGGAGGCCACCTTCCACGTCGCCGACGTGGGGACACACGGGGCCCCCGACGAGCCCGCCGGCGCGGACGACCTCGATGCGGCGCTCGCCGCCGGGTTCCAGACGCGGCTCCCTGGCTGGGACTGGACCGAGGGTGAGAGCCCGTTCGCGGTCGGCGGCGGGGACTGAGCGTCCCGGGGCGCCACAGCGACCCGGAAGGCCTATGCGCGCCCTCGTCGGACCGGTCGCCCGTGCAGGTCTCCGTCGTCCTGTGTACGCACACGCTGGAGCGCTACGAGTACCTCACCGACGCCGCCGAGAGCGTCCTCGCGGGCACGTACGACGACGTGGAGCTGGTGCTCGTGAGCGACGGCAACGAGGCGGTCCACGAGCGGATGCAGGCGGAGTACGGGGACCACCCGAAGGTCGTCACGGACTGCCTCGACGAGAACAGCGGCCTCCTGACCGCGCGCAACCACGGGGCAGCCGTGGCCACTGGCGATGTGGTCGCCTTCCTCGACGACGACGCCATCGCCTGCGAGGAGTGGCTGGAACTGCTCGTCGAGGCGTACGAGGCACACGACGCCATCGCGGTCGGCGGGCGGATGACGCCGCGCTGGGAGGCCCCGGACGGGGAGCCCGCCATCCTCCCCGAGGAGTTCTACTGGCTCGTCGGCGTCACCCACCGCGGGTTCGGGCCGGACGGCGACCCGGACGAGGCGGGCTGGGTCCGCAACACGATGGGCTCGAACATCTCCTTCCGTGCCGAGGTGTTCGAGGACCTGGATGGGTTCGACGTCGACATCGGCGGCCGGAAGGGGGACAACCACCTCCAGGGTGGCGAGGCGGAACTCAGCGCGCGACTGCGCGCCGAGTACGACGAACTGGTGTGGTACGTCCCCGAGGCGACCGTCGAGCACCGGGTCTTCGAGTACCGGACCGAGGCGGATTGGCTGCTCGAGCGGGCGTTCTGGCAGGGCTACTCGAAGCGCGGGATGGAGCGGTTCGTCCCCGAATCCACCGGGGACGAGGACGAGTTCCTCGGCCGCCTGCTCACGGAGTTCGCCCCCGGCCGGCTCCGGGAACTCGTGCTGCGGCCGTCGCCGGCAGCGGCGCTCCAGTTGCTGTTCCTCTTCGTCTTCACGGGGGCCGTCGGCGTGGGCTACGGCTACGGCATCGTGAAGTGGGGCTGAGCGCGGGCGGACCAAGCGGCCCAATCGCTAAGCCCTCTCCCCCCGAGCCCCGGGTATGTCGTTCGAACTCACGGCCGAGCAGCGGGCCATCCGGGAAGCGGTCAGGGACTTCGGCGAGTCCGAGATCCGTCCGGTCGCGGCCGAGTACAACGAGCAGGGCCGGTATCCGGAGGAACTGCGCCAGCAGGCGGCCGACCTCGACCTCGTGGCGCCGCACATCCCGGAGGCGTACGGCGGCGCGGGGATGGACGGCGTCGCGACGGTCATCGTCACGGAGGAACTGTGGCGGGCCGACCCCGGCGTCGGGGGTGCCATCGCGGCCGCCGACTTCGGGACCGGGATGATACTCGAGTACGGCGACGAGTGGATGCGCGAGGAGGTGCTGCCGCGTGTCACGGGCGGCGAGACACCCATCGCGACCGGTATCTCGGAGCCGGCCCACGGCTCGAACGTCGCCGGGATGGAGACGCGCGCCAGGCGCGACGGGGACGAGTACGTCATCGACGGCGAGAAGACCTGGATCACGAACGGCACCGTCGCGGACGTCTACATCGTGATGGCCAAGACCTCGCCGGCGGACGGCCACGCCGGCATCACCGCCTTCCTGACCGAGTCCGACCGCGACGGCATCGAGGCCTCGCGCATCACGAACAAGCTCGGCATCCACGCCCAGGACACGGCCGAGATCCGGTTCGATGGCCTCCGTGTCCCGGCCGAGAACGTCGTCGGGGAGGTGGACCGCGGGTTCTACCAGCTGATGGAGTTCTTCGCCCCCGCTCGCGCTGACGTGGCCGGGCAGGCGACGGGTGTCGCGCAGGCGGCGCTCGACGCGGCCGTCGCCTACGCCCGCGAACGCGAGCAGTTCGACCAGCCCATCGCGGCGTTCCAGGCCATCCGCCACAAGCTCGCCGAGATGGCGACCGACATCGAGGCCGCCCGCTCGCTGGCCTACCGTGCCGGCGCGGCCATCGACGCCGGCGACACCGACGAGGCGACCCGACTCGCCTCGATGGCGAAGCTGTTCGCCTCCGAACACGCCGTCGACGTGACCGACGAGGCCATCCAGGTCCACGGGGGCGCCGGGTACGTCGACGACCACCCCGTCGAACGGTACTACCGTGACGCCCGCGTCACGAAGATCTACGACGGCACCTCCGAGATCCAGAAGAACATCATCGCGGACCAGTTGCTGTAGCATCCGGCGTGGCCAGCGACCCCGACCCAGGGATGGCACCATCCGGGGTCGCTCGAACCTCCATCTCCTGACCGAACGGCTCGGCCTACCCCGCGTTTGGCCGTCCCTACCGCGACCGCCTGTCGAGCCAGGACCGGCCCACACGTCTGCGGTACTCGCTTCGGGAGGGGCGGCTCCGGTGTCGAGAGGGCGCTCCCACGGTGAGCCGGCGGTGACGGTACGGTCCTCGCGGGACGGTAATCACCGATGCGTTTAGGCTGGGTACCGACCAACAATCGGACATGAAGTTCGTCGTAGCCGTCGACGGGACGCCTGGGAGCGAGCGCGTGCTGGACCATGCGGCGGCGCTGGCGGGGGCGGCGGACGCCGACCTGGTGCTGGTCCACGCGGTCAATCCCTCCGTGTACGAGGTGATGGACGGGCCCGTCCGGGACGGAAGCAACGCCGAGGAGCGGCTGCTGCTGGAGAGCACCGAGGACGCCGAGCAGCGCGGCGAGAAACTCCTGGAGCGGGCCGCGGCCGGCATCGAGGGGCTCCGTGTCGAGACCGAGCTCCTCTACGGGTCCCCGGCCACGGCCATCGCCGACTACGCCGACGAGGTGGGTGCCGACGGCGTGTTCGTCGGCCACCGGGATCTCAGTGAGGAGCAGGAGCGGATGCTGGGCAGCGTCGCGAAGCGGCTCGTAGACAACTCACCCGCCCCCGTGACCGTCGTCCGCTGAGCGTCGGCGGTCGCGGCGGCCCGGCACGCGCCTGTCCCACAGCGCCGGCCGGGCCGCCGGGACCGGTACCGCTAAGGTACAGGCTCCGGGACGGTCCGGCGTGCCCGAGTCGGTCCCCGACGTCTGCGTCGTCACCCATCCGCTCTCCTCCGCCGGGGAGAACGCGACCCGCAGCCTGCTCGACATCCTCGGCGCGCTGACGGCGGTCTCGCTGGTCACCGCCGACCTGCCCGATGACTCCGAGATCTGGGCCCGTCACGAGGTCGTCGAGCTGACCGACCGTGGGGCGGGGGACTCGCTGCCGGTCGCCGCCGGACGGTTCCTGGTCAACCAGCTCCGGATGTGTCGGGAGCTCGCCCGCCGCGACGAGTCGGTGGTACTGTTCTTCGGTGCCACCGCCTACCTCCTGCCGGTCCTGCTGGCCCGCCTGCGCGGCAAGACCGTCCTCATCGAGCCACGCGGCGACGTGCCGCTGACGCTCCGGCTGCACTGGGAGCAGCGCGTCCCCTCACCGGTCGCCCGCCTGCTCGCCGGCGGGCTCCGCGCGCTCGAACGGCTCGATTACGCCATCGCCGACGGCGTGGTCACGTACACGCCGTCGATGGCGCGCGAACTGGGTCTCGACCCTGACTCGTCGCGGGTGTACCCGAACGGCGCGCGGTACGTCCGGACCGACGAGTTCCGCCCCCTGACGCCGTTCGCGGAGCGCGAGCAGCGGGTCGGCTTCCTCGGTCGGCTGGACGAGGAGAAGGGGGTCCGTGAACTCGCGCGGGTGGCGCAGCGGCTCCCCGATGACGTGACGTTCTCGTTCATCGGCGACGGTGACCTCCGCGGGTGGCTGGAGGCCGAACTGGCAGAGGAGATCGCAGCGGGCCGCGTCGAGCTGCGGGGCTGGGTCGACCACGAGGACGTGCCCGCGGAGCTGTCGCGGCTCCGCCTGCTGGTGATGCCCTCCCAGCCGACCGAGGGGCTACCGACGACCATCCTCGAGGCGCTGGCGTGTGGAACGCCCGTCTACGCGACGCCCGTCTCCGGCGTGCCGGACGTGGTGCGCGAGCAGGAGACGGGGTTCCTGATGGACTCGCGCGACCCCGCCGACATCGCGGCCGGCATCGAGGGCATCCTCGCGCGCGCGGACCTCGCCGACCGCTCCTTCCGGGGTCGGTCGCTCATCGAGGACGAGTACAGCCTCGACGCGGCCGTCGAGCGGTACCGGTACATTCTCACCGACGCCGTGGGGCGATAGTCGCCGGGCGCGGGGCGCGAGAACCGTGGGGGCGGCCTCAGCCGAGGGTCCCGACCAGCCCGACGGCCTTCTCCCGGACCCGCCCGGACAGCGCCACGAGGATGCCGGTGTAGACCGCCGCCCCGACCAGCACGAGCGCGACCGTCGCGTAGTGGTTCCGCGGCACGACCGGGCGCGCCAGCAGGAGGAGTCCCGCCATCAGCCCACCCGCGGCGACCTGGAGACCGATCTCGCGGAACGGGACCGGCGGCCGGCCGATGAGCCTGGTCAGGGCGACGTAGCCCAGCGCCAGGATGAGCGTCGCGGAGACGGCCGTGGCGACCGCGGCGCCGACCCAGCCGAACCGGAACACGAGCACGAGGTTCAGACCGAGGTTGACGGCGATGAACGCGGCGCTGATGCGGAACGCGACATCCGGGCGGTCGAGGGCGTTGATTGCGCTCACGAGCTGTCGGCCGTAGGCAGCGATGCCACGCGCGAGCACCAGGACGAGGAGGACGACCAGCCCCTGCTGGAAGACGGGGTCGTAGATCTTCAGTACCCGCTCGCCGACGACGGCCGCGCCGAACAGGCCGGGGATGATGAAGACGCCCGTGAAGACGAGCCCCTCATCGAGGAAGTGGTGGATGCGGTCGGTGTCACCCTGTGCAGCGAGCTCGCTCAGCTCCGGGAACAGCGTGTTCTGGACCGAGACGGCCACGAGCGCCAGCACCGAGGCGAGGCTCCAGCTCACCTCGTAGATGCCGATGAGGTCGCGCGAGACGAAGAGGCTCAGGACGATGGTGTCCATCCACGAGAACGCGCGCGTCTCGACGGTGCCGAGCCAGGAGTAGCGAGCGTACTCGAGGAGGCTCCCGAGGTGCTCGCGGGTCGGGAGCACCGGACCGTCGCCCGACAGCCGGGCCACCCCCAGCAGGCCCAGCGAGAGTCCGGCGCCCAGCAGCGTCGCGACCACGTGCCCGACGAACAGCGCGGCCAGCCCGACGCTCGCGAGGACGAGGCCGACCTGCAGCCCGGTCCGGAGGAGGCGCTCGACGGCCGTGACGGCCCCGGCGGCCGCGACCCGCTTCTCCCCCTGCAGGGCGTCGGTGAGCAGCGTGAACAGCATATTCGCGACCACGACGCCGGCGAGCAGGGGGGCGAGCGGGACGGTGACGGCCAGCCGTTCGGCCTCCCGCAGCAGGTACGATTCCACCGCACCCGGGAGGGCGAGGATGACGCCGCCGACGAGGAGCGCGGGCAGCGCCACGAGCGCCAGCCCGCCGAAGAGGTAGCGGTCCCCGTCACCGCGGGCGCTGACGCGCTGCTTGACGGCGTCACCGACCGCCGCGGCCGGGATGTTCGCCCAGAAGACCACCGCGACACCCACGGCGTAGACGCCGAGTTCGGTCGCCCCCAAGAGCCGGACGATGGCGAACGTGGCGACGAAGCCCGCCACCGAGACCACGACCTGCGAGCCGAAGTGGACCAGTGTGGTCCGGCCGAGCCGCATCGGTCACCTCCGGCCAGCAGCGACCCTGGTCTCCGTTCGATTCCCGGCCGACGGCTCCACCGACACCGGCGGCTGCATGGCCGCATCTGTCCGGGCCGCCGGTACAAACCTTCCGTCTTCGTGGCCAACCGTCGGCAGTCCGGACCACGGCCCGGGAGAGCGAGCGTGGGTCCCCACGGTCCGCGTGGGGCGGCTGGCAACGGCGGTGCCCGTCGGAGGCCCCGCGCCCGTGGTCGACGTCTTCGTACCAGGTAAATATTATGAATATAGCACCGATAAATCTATTGGAACAGAAATAACTTCTCTAAAGGCGAGATTGTGCAGGAGCTTCGCCATCCACGTTCCCCACCGGGATTCAGGAGGGTCCGCGACGAGGAGCCACCCATGGACCCGAGCGACCTGCGCGCGCTGGCGACGGACGCGGTCATCCTCACGGACGACGGGGTGGTCCTCCTCGAACGGGACCACCCACCGCACGAGGGCGAGTGGGTACTGCCGGGGGGGATGGTCGAACGGGGCGAACGCGCCCGGACGGCCTGCGCCCGCGAGGCCCGCGAGGAGGTGGGCCTGGACGTGCGACCCGTCTCGTTCGTCGGCCTCTACGACGCGCCCGGCCGGGACTCGCGCGGCAACGTCTCCGCGGCGTATCTCTGTGTCCCTCGTGGCGACGGTGAACCGGCGGCCCACGAGGAGGCCCGCCACGTCGACACCTTCGACCCGGCGGACCCGCCCTCGATGGGGTTCGACCACGCGGGAATCCTGGCGGACGCGGTGCTGGACCCGTGAACGGGCCACCGAAGGTCGCTCGTCGGTCCGTCAGCCCATCCGTTCGAAGCGGGCGCCCGTCGGCTGTACCACGTCGTCGTGGGCGCGGTACGGCCCCGGCGTGAGGAACGGAACACCGGAGAGCGCCCGCCGCGTCGCGACGGGCAGCCGTTATCCGGTGCCGGCCCGTCAGGGAGGATATGACCGACTGGACCGCGGCCGACATGCCGGACCAGACCGGGCGGAGGGTCGTCGTGACGGGCGCGAACACGGGGCTGGGGAAGGAGGCGGCCCGGGCGTTCGCGGCGAAGGGCGCCGACGTGGTGCTGGCCTGTCGGAGCGTCGAGCGGGCCGAGGCCGCGAAGGCGGACATCGAGGCCGAGCGGCCGAGCGGGTCGCTGACCGTGCTGGAACTGGACCTGGCCGACCTCGACTCCGTCCGCTCGTTCGCCGACGCCTTCACCGACGAGTTCGACGACCTGCACGTCCTCGCCAACAACGCCGGCGTGATGGCGATCCCCCGCCGGGAGACGGCGGACGGCTTCGAGACGCAGTTCGGCGTCAACCACCTGGGCCACTTCGCGCTCACGGGTCACCTCCTCGACGACCTGCGGGAGACGGGCAGCGGCGACGACCCCGCCCGCGTGGTCACGATGTCCAGCGGCATCCACGAGCGCGGCCGCATCGACTTCGAGGACCTCCACGGGGAGCGCTCCTACGACAAGTGGGATGCGTACGCACAGTCGAAACTGGCCAACCTGCTGTTCGCGTACGAGCTCGACCGCCGTCTCGACGCGGCCGACGCACCCGTCGAGAGCGTGGCCGCCCACCCCGGGTACGCGGCGACGGACCTCCAGCGCCGGGGGCCGGAGATGATGGGCTCGACCCTCCGGAAGCTCGGGATGCGGGTCGCCAACGCCGTCTTCGCCCAGAGCGCCGAACAGGGCGCGTTGCCGTTCCTCTACGCCGCGACGATGCCCGACATCTCCGGCGGGGAGTACTACGGTC from Haloglomus litoreum includes the following:
- a CDS encoding phosphotransferase family protein produces the protein MTADIDREALAAFLGRTLDSEGPLALTGEGDGLSNETLFVEWGDRDLVLRRPPAGDHAEGAHDVLREAHVMDAVAGEVPVPDVVATCDDPDVLGCDFIVLERLEGDVLRTSEPERFATVEHRRAVGEELVDTLAEVHAVDHEAVGLAAGEFGYPEGYLDRQVETFTEQLEWFLPTTEQDREVPHIREVGEWLADNVPAESGHTLVHGDYKLDNVMFAPGTPPRITGVLDWELATLGDPLADLGWMLLFWRDEGDPAPALPEGLVPTFMQREGYPTRRDLVERYEARTGREFTDERFYRGLAAYKIVTTTEAMYFRYRAGDADDPLYAALEAGVPELAARAKRIVDGEEPL
- a CDS encoding monooxygenase family protein codes for the protein MITSTKIRQAVEMEDGFVIYINGMRLNKLRALPRYLMAGLKVGKMFDRLAADPDSGFLGYEPALMGPRHGAAIQYWRSLEDIRRFASDPGDMHVPAWQWFNERDDGGLAFWSELYVIEPENYETFFRNVEGVGLSRFGRMVPMEEHERQLGLAGSVVAAEEPVVADGGT
- a CDS encoding beta-CASP ribonuclease aCPSF1; this translates as MSAVERQLDELKETITDEVPSDISISDVKYEGPELVIYTKDPKKFAADGDLVRSLASKLRKRITVRPDPDSLSRPEEARERIMDVIPEEAGVTDLDFHADTGEVVIEAEKPGMVIGRHGSTLREITKEVGWTPEVVRTPPIESSTVSNVRNFLKQERDERRDILERVGRQIHREEMANEQWVRITTLGCCREVGRAAFILSTAETRILIDCGDKPGAEDEVPYLQVPEALGAGAQNLDAVVLTHAHLDHSALIPLLFKYGYDGPIYCTEPTRDLMGLLTLDYLDVAAKEGRTPPYESEMVREAIKHCIDIEYGDVTDIAPDIKLTLHNAGHILGSSIAHFHIGDGLYNVAFSGDIHYTDTRLFNGAVNEFPRVETLVLESTYGGRNDYQTDQEDSERNLKRVINETYERDGKVLIPAFAVGRSQEIMLVLEEAMRSGDIPSMPVHLDGMIWEATAIHTTYPEYLRDDLRDRIFHDDENPFLADEFNHIDGGEDERLEVADGGPCIVLSTSGMVTGGPIMSWLRHLGGDEENRMVFVGYQAQGTLGRRIQNGWDEIPMNDRGNGGGRGNTLTLNLDVETVDGFSGHADRQGLENFVRTMNPRPEKVLCVHGDESSAQDLSSALYHEFNMRTFAPKNLETFRFK
- the aglG gene encoding glucosyl-dolichyl phosphate glucuronosyltransferase → MQVSVVLCTHTLERYEYLTDAAESVLAGTYDDVELVLVSDGNEAVHERMQAEYGDHPKVVTDCLDENSGLLTARNHGAAVATGDVVAFLDDDAIACEEWLELLVEAYEAHDAIAVGGRMTPRWEAPDGEPAILPEEFYWLVGVTHRGFGPDGDPDEAGWVRNTMGSNISFRAEVFEDLDGFDVDIGGRKGDNHLQGGEAELSARLRAEYDELVWYVPEATVEHRVFEYRTEADWLLERAFWQGYSKRGMERFVPESTGDEDEFLGRLLTEFAPGRLRELVLRPSPAAALQLLFLFVFTGAVGVGYGYGIVKWG
- a CDS encoding acyl-CoA dehydrogenase family protein; translated protein: MSFELTAEQRAIREAVRDFGESEIRPVAAEYNEQGRYPEELRQQAADLDLVAPHIPEAYGGAGMDGVATVIVTEELWRADPGVGGAIAAADFGTGMILEYGDEWMREEVLPRVTGGETPIATGISEPAHGSNVAGMETRARRDGDEYVIDGEKTWITNGTVADVYIVMAKTSPADGHAGITAFLTESDRDGIEASRITNKLGIHAQDTAEIRFDGLRVPAENVVGEVDRGFYQLMEFFAPARADVAGQATGVAQAALDAAVAYAREREQFDQPIAAFQAIRHKLAEMATDIEAARSLAYRAGAAIDAGDTDEATRLASMAKLFASEHAVDVTDEAIQVHGGAGYVDDHPVERYYRDARVTKIYDGTSEIQKNIIADQLL
- a CDS encoding universal stress protein, with translation MKFVVAVDGTPGSERVLDHAAALAGAADADLVLVHAVNPSVYEVMDGPVRDGSNAEERLLLESTEDAEQRGEKLLERAAAGIEGLRVETELLYGSPATAIADYADEVGADGVFVGHRDLSEEQERMLGSVAKRLVDNSPAPVTVVR
- a CDS encoding glycosyltransferase family 4 protein → MPESVPDVCVVTHPLSSAGENATRSLLDILGALTAVSLVTADLPDDSEIWARHEVVELTDRGAGDSLPVAAGRFLVNQLRMCRELARRDESVVLFFGATAYLLPVLLARLRGKTVLIEPRGDVPLTLRLHWEQRVPSPVARLLAGGLRALERLDYAIADGVVTYTPSMARELGLDPDSSRVYPNGARYVRTDEFRPLTPFAEREQRVGFLGRLDEEKGVRELARVAQRLPDDVTFSFIGDGDLRGWLEAELAEEIAAGRVELRGWVDHEDVPAELSRLRLLVMPSQPTEGLPTTILEALACGTPVYATPVSGVPDVVREQETGFLMDSRDPADIAAGIEGILARADLADRSFRGRSLIEDEYSLDAAVERYRYILTDAVGR